Proteins encoded in a region of the Bactrocera tryoni isolate S06 chromosome 4, CSIRO_BtryS06_freeze2, whole genome shotgun sequence genome:
- the LOC120775840 gene encoding uncharacterized oxidoreductase TM_0325-like, whose protein sequence is MSLVGKVVIVTGASSGIGAAAAEAFAKQNSKVVLVGRNEANLKATAAACKTANSKAELLPITGDVTVDAERIINSTIERFGQLDVLVNNAGILEVGNILDIDVDQFDRIFDTNVRAVFLLTKYAAPHLIKTQGNIVNVSSVTGLRSFPGVSTYCSSKAALDQFTRCIALDLASKNVRVNAVNPGVIVTDIHRRRGLSPEGVNEYLERCKETHALGRVGEPNEVADAIIFLASSNASFITGATLPIDGGKHAMCPR, encoded by the coding sequence ATGAGTTTAGTCGGCAAAGTTGTTATTGTAACCGGAGCAAGTTCAGGCATCGGTGCCGCCGCCGCAGAAGCCTTTGCCAAACAAAATTCCAAAGTGGTGCTCGTAGGACGAAACGAAGCAAATTTAAAAGCTACCGCAGCTGCCTGTAAGACAGCCAACAGCAAAGCTGAACTTCTACCTATAACCGGTGATGTCACAGTTGATGCGGAACGCATTATAAACTCGACAATTGAGCGATTCGGACAATTGGATGTGTTGGTCAATAATGCGGGTATTTTGGAGGTTGGCAATATCTTGGATATTGATGTCGATCAATTTGATAGAATTTTCGATACAAATGTGCGTGCGGTCTTCCTGCTAACTAAATACGCCGCACCCCATCTGATTAAGACCCAAGGTAATATCGTGAATGTCTCCAGCGTTACCGGACTGCGTTCATTTCCGGGTGTTTCCACCTATTGCTCCTCAAAGGCAGCACTGGATCAATTTACCAGATGTATCGCCTTGGATTTGGCGTCGAAAAATGTGCGTGTGAATGCCGTAAATCCCGGTGTGATTGTGACCGATATTCATAGACGTCGTGGCTTATCGCCAGAGGGTGTCAACGAATATTTGGAACGTTGTAAGGAGACACATGCACTTGGACGTGTCGGAGAACCAAACGAAGTAGCCGATGCTATTATATTCTTAGCTAGTAGCAACGCCAGCTTTATAACGGGCGCAACGCTGCCCATCGACGGTGGCAAGCATGCAATGTGTCCGCGTTAG
- the LOC120775750 gene encoding uncharacterized oxidoreductase TM_0325-like gives MSLAGKVVIVTGASSGIGAATAVEFAKLGSKVVITGRNEANLKSTETACKAANSKVELLLIPADVTTDAEKIIKTTIDKFGQLDVLVNNAGFGEMGSILDIDVDQFDRVMNTNVRAVFLLTKYAAPHLVKTQGNIVNVSSVAGLRSFPGASVYCTSKAALDQFTRCIALDLAPNNVRVNAVNPGVIITEFHKRLGMSEADYAKYLEHAKTTHALGRVGEPKEVADAIIFLASDSSSFITGATLPIDGGKHALCPR, from the coding sequence ATGAGTTTAGCTGGTAAAGTTGTTATTGTAACCGGAGCAAGTTCTGGCATTGGTGCCGCCACAGCTGTTGAATTTGCCAAGCTGGGTTCCAAAGTGGTGATCACAGGACGAAATGAAGCAAATCTAAAGTCTACTGAGACGGCCTGTAAAGCAGCCAACAGCAAAGTGGAACTGCTACTGATCCCCGCTGATGTAACGACAGATGCGGAGAAGATTATCAAAACAACAATTGACAAGTTCGGACAGTTGGATGTGTTGGTGAATAATGCCGGTTTTGGTGAAATGGGTTCAATTCTGGATATTGATGTCGATCAATTTGATCGTGTCATGAATACAAATGTGCGAGCGGTCTTCCTGCTCACTAAATACGCCGCACCACATCTCGTGAAGACACAAGGTAATATCGTGAATGTCTCCAGTGTCGCAGGATTGCGTTCATTCCCTGGTGCTTCGGTCTATTGCACCTCCAAGGCAGCACTGGATCAATTCACCAGATGTATCGCCTTGGATTTGGCGCCGAATAATGTGCGTGTGAATGCCGTAAATCCTGGTGTTATCATAACAGAGTTCCATAAGCGTTTAGGAATGTCGGAAGCAGATTATGCTAAATATTTGGAGCATGCAAAGACTACGCATGCATTGGGTCGCGTCGGCGAACCGAAGGAAGTAGCTGATGCTATTATTTTCCTTGCTAGTGACAGTTCGAGCTTTATAACGGGCGCAACTCTGCCGATCGATGGTGGCAAACACGCTTTGTGCCCACGTTAA
- the LOC120775816 gene encoding uncharacterized oxidoreductase TM_0325-like gives MSLAGKVVIVTGASSGIGAAAAKAFAQHGSKVVITGRNEANLKATEAACKAANSKVELLLIAADVTTDAEKIIKTTIDKFGQLNVLVNNAGVGESGSILDIDVEQFDRVMNTNVRSVFLLTKHAAPHLIKTQGNIVNVSSVAGLRSFPNISVYCTSKAALDQFTRCIALDLAPKNVRVNAVNPGVIITEFHRRLGMAEADYAKYLEHSKSTHALGRVGEPNEVADAIIFLASDSSSFITGASLPIDGGKHAMCPR, from the coding sequence ATGAGTTTAGCTGGTAAAGTTGTTATTGTAACCGGAGCGAGCTCTGGTATCGGTGCCGCCGCAGCTAAGGCCTTTGCCCAGCACGGCTCCAAGGTGGTGATCACAGGACGAAATGAAGCAAATTTAAAAGCTACCGAAGCTGCCTGTAAGGCAGCCAACAGCAAAGTGGAACTACTACTAATCGCCGCCGATGTTACGACAGACGCTGAGAAGATTATCAAAACAACAATTGACAAGTTCGGACAGTTGAATGTGTTGGTGAATAACGCCGGTGTTGGTGAATCGGGTTCAATCCTGGATattgacgttgagcaatttGATCGTGTGATGAATACAAATGTGCGTTCGGTCTTCTTGCTGACTAAACACGCTGCACCACATCTGATTAAGACTCAAGGTAATATCGTGAATGTCTCCAGTGTCGCCGGTTTGCGTTCGTTCCCTAATATTTCGGTCTACTGCACTTCCAAAGCGGCACTGGATCAATTCACCAGATGTATCGCCTTGGATTTGGCGCCGAAAAATGTGCGTGTAAATGCCGTAAATCCCGGTGTTATCATAACAGAGTTTCATAGACGTTTAGGAATGGCGGAAGCAGATTATGCTAAATATTTGGAGCACTCGAAGTCTACGCATGCATTGGGTCGCGTCGGCGAACCCAATGAAGTAGCTGATGCTATTATTTTCCTTGCTAGTGACAGTTCGAGCTTTATAACGGGCGCATCTCTGCCAATCGATGGTGGCAAACATGCCATGTGCCCACGTTAA
- the LOC120774814 gene encoding uncharacterized oxidoreductase TM_0325-like, with product MSLAGKVVIVTGASSGIGAAAAKAFAQQGSKVAITGRNEANLKSTEATCKAVNSKVELLLIPADVTTDAEKIIKTTIEKFGQLDVLVNNAGVGESGSILDIDVDQFDRVLNTNLRSVFLLTKYAAPHLVKTQGSIVNVSSVAGLRSFSGLSVYGTSKAALEQFTRCIALDLAPKNVRVNAVSPGVIVTNILTRLGMSAEDYAKFLEHSKTTHALGRVGDVKEVADAIIFLAGDSSSFITGSILPIDGGRHAMCPR from the coding sequence ATGAGTTTAGCTGGTAAAGTTGTTATTGTAACTGGAGCGAGTTCTGGCATTGGTGCCGCCGCAGCTAAGGCTTTTGCCCAGCAGGGTTCTAAAGTCGCCATCACAGGACGAAATGAAGCAAATCTGAAGTCCACTGAGGCGACCTGTAAAGCAGTCAACAGCAAAGTGGAACTGCTACTGATCCCCGCTGATGTAACGACGGACGCAGAGAAGATTATCAAAACAACAATTGAAAAGTTCGGACAATTGGATGTGTTGGTGAATAATGCCGGTGTTGGTGAATCGGGTTCAATCCTGGATATTGACGTTGATCAATTTGATAgagttttaaatacaaatttgcgTTCGGTCTTCCTGTTGACTAAATATGCGGCACCACATCTAGTGAAGACCCAAGGTAGTATCGTGAATGTCTCCAGCGTCGCCGGTTTGCGTTCGTTCTCTGGTCTTTCGGTCTATGGTACGTCCAAAGCAGCACTGGAGCAATTCACCAGATGTATCGCCTTGGACTTGGCACCGAAGAATGTGCGTGTCAACGCTGTCAGTCCTGGTGTGATTGTTACAAATATTCTTACGCGTTTAGGCATGTCGGCGGAAGACTATGCTAAATTTTTGGAACATTCGAAGACCACACATGCACTGGGTCGCGTCGGCGATGTAAAGGAGGTTGCTGATGCCATTATTTTCCTTGCTGGTGACAGTTCGAGCTTTATAACGGGCTCAATTTTGCCGATCGATGGTGGCAGACATGCCATGTGCCCGCGTTAA
- the LOC120774441 gene encoding uncharacterized oxidoreductase TM_0325-like — protein sequence MSLAGKVVIVTGASSGIGATTAEEFAKQGSKVVITGRNEANLKATEAACKAANSKVELLLITADVTTDAEKIIKTTIEKFGQLDVLVNNAGYGKGGSILDINVDQYDRIFDTNVRAVFLLTKYAAPHLIKTQGNIVNVSSVAGLRSFSDLSVYCTSKAALDQFTRCIALDLAPKNVRVNAVNPGLIVTKFYQGFGISEEDYAKLLEHSKTTHALGRVGQPKEVADVIIFLAGDSSSFITGATLPIDGGKHAMCPR from the coding sequence ATGAGTTTAGCTGGTAAAGTTGTTATTGTAACCGGAGCAAGTTCTGGCATTGGTGCCACCACAGCTGAGGAATTCGCCAAGCAAGGTTCCAAAGTGGTGATCACAGGACGAAATGAAGCTAACTTAAAAGCTACGGAAGCTGCCTGCAAGGCAGCCAACAGCAAAGTGGAACTACTACTCATCACCGCCGATGTAACGACAGACGCCGAAAAGATTATCAAAACAACAATTGAGAAGTTCGGACAGTTGGATGTGTTGGTGAATAATGCCGGTTATGGTAAAGGGGGTTCAATCTTGGATATTAACGTCGATCAATATGATAGAATTTTTGATACCAATGTGCGAGCGGTTTTCCTGCTCACTAAATACGCCGCACCACATCTGATTAAGACGCAAGGTAATATCGTGAATGTCTCGAGCGTCGCAGGATTACGTTCATTCAGTGATCTTTCGGTCTATTGCACCTCCAAGGCAGCACTTGATCAATTCACCAGATGTATCGCCTTGGATTTGGCGCCGAAAAATGTGCGAGTGAACGCCGTGAATCCCGGATTGATTGTGACAAAATTCTATCAGGGTTTTGGCATATCGGAAGAAGATTATGCTAAACTTTTGGAGCATTCGAAGACTACACATGCGTTAGGTCGCGTCGGCCAACCGAAAGAAGTAGCTGATGTCATTATTTTCCTTGCTGGTGACAGTTCAAGCTTCATAACGGGCGCAACTCTGCCGATCGATGGTGGCAAACACGCAATGTGCCCGcgctaa
- the LOC120774437 gene encoding uncharacterized oxidoreductase TM_0325-like, with amino-acid sequence MSLAGKVVIVTGASSGIGATTAEEFAKQGSKVVLTGRNEANLKATEAACKAANSKVELLLITADVTTDAEKIIKTTIEKFGQLDVLVNNAGFGEMGAILDIDVDQFDRVMNTNLRSVFLLTKYAAPHLIKTQGNIVNVSSIAGLRSFPSASVYCTSKAALDQFTRCIALDLASKNVRVNAVNPGTIVTDFQRRIGLSEAEYAKFLEHSKTTHALGRVGAAKEVADAIIFLASDSSSFITGATLPIDGGRHAMCPR; translated from the coding sequence ATGAGTTTAGCTGGTAAAGTTGTTATTGTAACCGGAGCGAGTTCCGGCATTGGTGCCACCACAGCTGAGGAATTTGCCAAGCAGGGTTCCAAAGTGGTACTTACAGGACGAAACGAAGCTAACTTAAAAGCTACGGAAGCTGCCTGCAAAGCAGCCAACAGCAAAGTGGAACTACTACTCATCACCGCTGATGTAACGACAGACGCCGAAAAGATTATCAAAACAACAATTGAGAAGTTCGGACAGTTGGATGTGTTGGTAAATAATGCCGGTTTTGGTGAAATGGGTGCAATCTTGGATATTGACGTCGATCAATTTGATCGTGTCATGAATACCAATCTGCGTTCGGTCTTCCTGCTCACTAAATACGCCGCACCACATCTGATTAAGACCCAAGGTAATATCGTAAATGTCTCCAGCATCGCAGGATTGCGTTCATTCCCTAGTGCATCGGTCTATTGCACCTCCAAGGCAGCACTGGATCAATTCACCAGATGTATCGCCTTAGATTTGGCGTCGAAAAATGTGCGTGTGAATGCTGTAAATCCTGGTACGATTGTGACAGACTTCCAAAGGCGTATTGGCTTATCAGAAGCGGAATATGCTAAATTTTTGGAGCATTCGAAAACCACACATGCGCTGGGTCGCGTCGGCGCTGCAAAGGAAGTAGCTGATGCCATTATTTTCTTAGCCAGTGATAGTTCGAGCTTTATAACGGGCGCAACTCTGCCGATCGATGGTGGCAGACATGCCATGTGTCCACGTTAA